CATTTGGGTCAGAGTGTACCCACCCCACCTGGGTCAGAGTGTACCCACTCCACCTGGGTCAGAGTGCACACCATCTGGatcagagtgtaccccacctggGTCAGAGTGTACCCACCCCACCTGGGTCAGAGTGCACACCATCTGGGTCAGAGTGTACCTCACCTGGGTCAGAGTATACCCCTTCTGGGTCAGAGTGTATCCCATTTGGGTCAGAGTGTACCCACCCCACCTGAGTCAGAGTGCACACCATTTGGGTCAGAGTGTACCCCATCTGGGTCAGAGTACACCCCATCTGGGTCAGGGTGAACCCCATTTGGGTCACAGTGTACCCACCCAACCTGGGTCAGCGTGCACAGCATCTGGGTCAGAGTGTACCCCACTTGGGTCAGAGTGCACCTCACCTGGGTAAGAGTACACCCCATCTGGGTCAGAGTGTACCCACCCCACCTAGATCAGAGTGCACACCATCTGGGTCAGAGTGTACCCCATCTGGGTCTGAGTGCACCTCACTTGGGTAAGAGTACACCCCATCTGGGTCAGAGTGCACCCAATTTGCTTCAGAGTGTACCTCACCTGGGTCAGAGTGCACACCATCTGGGTCAGAATACACCCCATCTGGGTCAGGTTGAACCCCATTTGGGGCAGAGTGTACCCACCCCACCTGGGTCAGAGTGTACCCACCCCACCTAGTTCAGACTGCACAGCATCTGGGTCAGAGTGCACCTCACCTGGGTAAGAGTACACCCCATTTGGGTTAGAGTGTACCCACCCCACCTAGGTCAGAGTGCACACCATCTAGGTCAGAGTGTACCCCATCTGGGTTTGAGTGCACCTCACTCGCGTAAGAGTACACCCCATCTGGGTCAGAGTACACCCGATTTGCGTCAGAGTGTACCTCACCTGGGTCATAGTGCACCCCATCTGGGTCAGCGTGTACCCTATGACCCTAACGAATAAgcagtatagatgatggatggatgtgagtGGAGATGTCAGTGGACATATGAATGGAGATGTGAGTGGAGCTGTAAGGTTTGGGACGCAATAATGGGCCTCAGTACCCAAGGAGAAATAAAAACCTCTAGGGTTCTTCATTTCTCTTCGTGCtcctccttgtgtgtgtgtgtgtgtgtgtgtgtgcgcgcgggcgcgtgcatgcgtgcgcgtgtgtgtgagcggATCCTCCCCCTGCGCCGGGCCGCTTAATTGCGAGGCTCGCGCGGAGTCTGAGCTACTTAAACGGCTCCCGGATGGGAGAACTCCGAGAGTGCAGTGAAGTTCCGTTCTGCTGAAGGTGCCTCAGTGCAGTGTTAGTGTGGCAGTGTGTTAGTGACGCTTGCAGTGTTAGTGTGTCAGTCATGCAGGTGAAGTGGGTGGTGATGTACCGGAGCgcggtgctgctgctgctgcagggCTGCCTGAGCGCCGCCGCCGGAGGATGGAGAGAATTAAAGAACGACGCTACGGAGCTGAGCCCGGAGTTCAGCAGCCACACAGCACATCCAGCCCACCACCTTCAGCCATCTAACAACAACACGATGAACGAAGCCAAAAACGGGGGCAGGAGGGTGTCAGCTAATAGCCCTGCATATGGCAAGTATTTGTTCAGAAATCCAGCTGTTCTACCTGTTGGGACTCAGATTAGAAAGTACTGAACATCTGTAAAAGGCTGCGATTTTCACTTTTTAAAAGTAATTTGTGTTTAATTTGTGGCTACTGattgtttgtttaatttattttgcTGTTTTACTGAAAGTTACTCCGCATGACACAaatttagttttttaaaaaaatgtagctCCTGTTCATTACTACTCTCATTAGTATTATAGAGAAGTGTACAAATGCACCTCTACTTTAAACCACTATGGTTTAATTGGCTGTAATCTATTTAATTCAGTTTTGATTATATTTCTAAACATATCTGCTCAAAGTTTGCTACTTTCAGTCTGGTTTGATAAAGAGTGTTTGAGTTTTCACCGAAATTGTTTGACAGGACTTGGCTTTTGTGGCCCCAAATAAGAATTTCAAAGCGTGTTGGATCTCAGTTGTCAGAATAATTTTACTCTGCAGGCGGCCTTTCATATCTGCTGCTCAGAGAATCCTGGACTATTAGAAAAAAAGTCTTCTTTAAGATGTTTTCAGGAGGTTTATATTAATGGCTCTTAGCTTTGTGAAAGGATTCTAGTTTAGATTCTAGTTTTAGAGCTCTTTCTGAAGGTTAGAAACTTTAATGTTTCCCTCAGAGGCACAACCAATGAACCTGAGATTTGCAGAGTAAAAATGGAGTAAATCATAGATAGTTTCTTTATGAGATACTAGAAAAAAATGAACAGATAACCAACAAAATGCGCTATTTAATAATAACCACAACAATACCCAATAATAATAGCCGAGTGTAACTGACAAATGGTTTAGCGGCCCTCATGGCTTTACATCTTCTCTGTACActtcatttattttcttttttcctcatagATGGAAAATTTCCTCTACCTCCAAGATATTTAAGTTATAGTATTAGATTTTAATTAGCTTTTGGATTTTGAAGTTACAGTATTAAGAAGCATTGCATATTAATAAATTGTGAGGAAACATGCAAAGCTGAGTTAGAGAAAGTATGAGTCTGTGTGTTGCAATCAGGTGATGCACTGATAACTCAGTGTTTTGTGTGATTTccgctctgttacacaattagtcAAGGTCCACATTACGATCTAATTGCATCAGTATGTTTCCGAGCAGAATTGAATGTAGTTGGCTCGAGCATTTCTTAAGGGTATTTTAAAATTGTTATTTAAATGCGATGGTGCTTTAGTGAATGATTCCCACCTGTGGTTAATGGACCCTGTGGTAATCTCTGTGGTACGTGATCTTTTCACTTGAATTGTGGCTGTCAGTATTGTAGTGAGGTTAGTGACTTTTCATTCATTTAATGCTTCAATGTGGGAGTTACAGTAGCTGGACTATTTATATTGACATGATATGATAAATACATGATTTCAAATAGCATACATAGAAATAGAATTTTTCAGccccccccaccaaaaaaagATGCTTAACAACGAATGTTAAACAAAGTCACatcaaaaataaaagtaaaaaaatggTTAATTTCATAAATatgattatactgagaaatgaacAAGAAAAATTTATATCTGTCAAGTTATCTGTAACTTTAGAATTGTAACACTGTCATAAACAGAATCAAGTTCAGAAGATAAACTAAAGGGACCATCACAAACCCTGTGGCCATTCCTGAGAGGTGGGGTGTGTGCAGTCCCTAGTGGACAGTATGGGGTCATGCTGAATATGCTCACCTCTCTCTGGCTGACCTCCAGTTCCTTCGCACTTTGAAGGGGAGCGATGTCACTGGGCCTTCATAAAACAGATCGGGTTCTCTGAGAATGAGAAGAGGGAAAACATGAACTCATCACACACATAAATCCTTTGTTGTTTCTCTTTGAGTTGAGCTGCAGAAGGAAATAAATCCTGCTGCAGTATCATTTTTTGAGCTCGCCCTTCCAGTATCTTGTATAGTAATTTAATGTGTTGTCATTGGGAATTGAGCAATACCTTTCTGATCTTGGCTTCCAGCTGAAAAGCTTATTTGAAATTAATTCACATTAATCAAGATTAATTTCAGTTTAGACTCTATCACTTGTACGAGTGCTTTTGAATTTTAGAAAGCTTAGAAGAACTGATTTCTCCACTAATTAAACACTGGAAAAATAATTCTTAGATCATCATAATAAAATTGATGACAGAATTTGAACTTAAGTCAAACATGTAACTTTTACATATTGATATATTGTTCATACTATTACATTAAATTGAGTTCATAAATATACTATGTAATTATGAAATGAGTTTAACATAAACCGACCATTAATTGTATATTTACTTTTTGTTGCACTTGCACATTTTACTTCCCTTAATTTAAATACATTGATCCACGAATTATCTTTTTCAGTGACAGGAGTAATAAAACCAATGCTTATAATAAAACAAACCACATTTTACTACAGATTTCAGCAGATGTAGCAGTTTCAGGCCTGAGCTTATTTTCTCTTTTGCCCCCTGTGTAGAAGCCTCTGAGCTGAGCTGCCGAGAGCTGCGCATTACCCGTTACATCACTGATGGTTTATGTCGTAGTGCCAAGCCAGTTAATGAGCTTGTGTGTTCAGGCCAGTGCCTGCCTGCTCACCTGATGCTCAATTCCATCCTTCGGAGCAAGTGGTGGCGCAGCAGCTCTTCTGAATaccgctgcattccagcacactACCGTATGCAACGTGTACAGCTCCACTGCCCCAGCGGTAACAGTCGGACCTACAAAATCCGAATGGTGACTTCCTGCAAGTGCAAGCGCTTTACCCGACACCACAACCAGTCAGATGCCAAGAATCCGGCTTCTCAAAGAACACGGCAGAACAAGAAGCGTGCACGTTTCCAGCAAATACGGGGCCGAAGCAGAGAGCCTACTATCAGCAGCAACTCGTACTGAGAAGCAGCTGTCCATGCATGTGA
Above is a genomic segment from Neoarius graeffei isolate fNeoGra1 chromosome 14, fNeoGra1.pri, whole genome shotgun sequence containing:
- the sost gene encoding sclerostin translates to MQVKWVVMYRSAVLLLLQGCLSAAAGGWRELKNDATELSPEFSSHTAHPAHHLQPSNNNTMNEAKNGGRRVSANSPAYEASELSCRELRITRYITDGLCRSAKPVNELVCSGQCLPAHLMLNSILRSKWWRSSSSEYRCIPAHYRMQRVQLHCPSGNSRTYKIRMVTSCKCKRFTRHHNQSDAKNPASQRTRQNKKRARFQQIRGRSREPTISSNSY